A window of Bacteroidia bacterium genomic DNA:
AAAATAGCTGAACTGGCCGAAGAACTGACGGCAGACTCCATAGTAATGGGAACGCACGGAGCTCAGGGCTGGGGCCGCTTTATCGGCAGCAACGCCAGCCGGGTGATTCAGGTCGCTCCCTGTCCCGTTGTTACAATTAAGGAAAAGCAATTAGGCAATGGCTATAAAAATCTGATTTTGCCGCTTGACCTCACCAAAGAAACGAAGCAGAAAGTAAGCTGGGCCGTAAAAATCGCTTCCTACTTTAAAAGCACCGTACACCTCGTCACCATTACGGAAGACGATGAATTCCTGGCAAGGCGCGTAAAAGCCAACCTGAAGCAGGTGGAAGGTGTATTGAAGGAAAAAGGCATTACATACACCTCTACCTACCTAACGGAAGATAGCAGCAGCTTTGCCGAAGCCACCCTGAACTTTGCCCGTGGCCGTGATGCCGATCTCATCATTATTATGACACAGCAGGAAAAGACGCTTGGCGAATTTATTTTTGGCTCTTATGCTCAACGAATCGTGAAGACTTCATCCATACCGGTA
This region includes:
- a CDS encoding universal stress protein, translated to MNKIPFQNTTLVPVDFSDTSLHALDHAVAIAKIIEDGNPRVTLVHVIEGAEFESVSAEDVVDSSNKEGLMIEGAKNKLEKIIAAYSPKGELPFNYIITGGKVYRKIAELAEELTADSIVMGTHGAQGWGRFIGSNASRVIQVAPCPVVTIKEKQLGNGYKNLILPLDLTKETKQKVSWAVKIASYFKSTVHLVTITEDDEFLARRVKANLKQVEGVLKEKGITYTSTYLTEDSSSFAEATLNFARGRDADLIIIMTQQEKTLGEFIFGSYAQRIVKTSSIPVMAINPRADLTGIFERTLG